In Desulfosporosinus sp. Sb-LF, the following proteins share a genomic window:
- a CDS encoding NAD-dependent epimerase/dehydratase family protein, protein MKILVTGAAGFIGSHLCERLLQISDCDVIGVDGFINPSLNQTKQRNLRRLLTHPHFQFHEIDLRRADLESLLGGVQVVYHLAAMPGVRTSWGTDFQAYVDHNIVVTQLLLEAVRKFPLKKFIYISTSSVYGEKVGKVTEDSIPTPLSPYGVSKLTAEYLCKVYQTSYNIPIVILRYFTVYGPRQRSDMAFHRFIKGILNDEPLQIYGDGSQTRDFTFIRDCVEGTVAVLKAENVIGETINLGGRERASVLDVITQLEELIGRKATLEFTEGLKGEPRDTLADITKAQQLLDYNPVITLKNGLTSQINDFVQML, encoded by the coding sequence ATGAAAATATTAGTGACTGGGGCCGCTGGTTTTATTGGCTCACATCTTTGTGAACGATTGCTGCAAATCAGCGATTGCGATGTCATCGGAGTCGATGGGTTTATCAATCCTTCTCTTAATCAGACGAAACAGAGGAATCTTAGACGGTTGCTTACGCATCCTCATTTTCAATTTCATGAAATTGATCTCCGTCGAGCCGATTTGGAGAGCCTATTGGGCGGCGTTCAAGTTGTCTATCATTTAGCGGCTATGCCCGGTGTGCGCACGAGCTGGGGAACCGACTTTCAAGCCTATGTTGACCATAACATCGTAGTTACTCAGCTACTATTAGAAGCAGTGCGTAAATTCCCTCTCAAAAAGTTCATCTATATTTCGACATCTTCGGTTTATGGCGAAAAAGTGGGAAAAGTAACAGAGGATTCCATTCCAACTCCACTTTCACCATACGGAGTGAGTAAGCTAACTGCTGAATATCTGTGCAAGGTTTACCAAACAAGCTATAATATACCAATTGTCATTTTAAGATATTTTACCGTGTATGGACCGAGACAACGTTCAGATATGGCGTTTCATCGATTCATCAAAGGTATCCTAAATGACGAACCCCTTCAAATATATGGTGATGGATCGCAGACACGTGATTTTACCTTTATTAGGGATTGCGTAGAAGGAACTGTTGCAGTCCTAAAAGCAGAGAATGTGATTGGAGAAACGATTAATCTCGGTGGCAGAGAACGTGCATCCGTCTTAGACGTTATTACGCAGCTGGAAGAGCTAATCGGTAGAAAGGCAACTTTAGAATTTACGGAAGGCCTCAAAGGAGAACCACGGGATACGTTGGCTGATATAACGAAAGCACAACAACTTCTTGATTATAATCCAGTAATTACCTTAAAAAACGGCCTAACCTCCCAAATCAATGATTTTGTACAAATGCTATGA
- a CDS encoding UDP-glucose/GDP-mannose dehydrogenase family protein, which produces MRICVVGAGYVGLTTATALADFGHDVQCVDIEQSKIDSLHQGKVPIYEPGLEEMIEKNCKEKRLHFSSYVEESIRDYPIILIAVGTPSKEDGSCDLSFINHVVKIIASTISDYKIIITKSTVPPGTNEWIHQTLVEMGIADDFFDIVSNPEFLREGSALWDIYHPNKLVFGTKTDRPVKVLKNLYKRGRAPYIFTSLTGAELIKYASNAFLATKISFSNEMARICDAYEVEYNDLARGLGTDPRIGRHFLNAGLGFGGSCLPKDLSSLKHSAISQKTETKLLDAVMEINHTQIELYLNKLSTVLPELLGKQITVWGVTFKPGTDDQRFSPAIRLIKQLVQKGCYVHTYDPMVQLEFSGVSSYLDQYESVCNSDALIIATEWDQFLKCNWLEVKSRMKGSIILDARNCIDGKIVRKQGLLYLGVGKR; this is translated from the coding sequence ATGAGAATATGCGTAGTAGGTGCCGGTTATGTAGGGCTTACAACAGCAACAGCTTTAGCGGATTTTGGACATGACGTTCAATGTGTAGATATAGAACAATCAAAAATCGATAGTCTTCATCAAGGTAAGGTACCCATATATGAACCGGGATTAGAAGAAATGATTGAAAAAAATTGCAAAGAAAAGAGACTTCATTTTTCATCTTATGTGGAAGAGAGCATTAGAGATTATCCAATTATTCTAATTGCCGTTGGCACACCATCTAAGGAAGATGGAAGTTGCGATCTAAGTTTTATTAACCATGTTGTTAAAATCATTGCTTCAACGATCAGTGATTATAAAATCATAATTACAAAGAGTACTGTCCCGCCAGGAACTAATGAATGGATTCACCAAACGTTAGTCGAAATGGGCATAGCAGACGATTTTTTTGATATCGTATCTAATCCTGAATTTTTACGGGAAGGATCCGCATTATGGGATATTTATCATCCCAATAAATTAGTTTTTGGCACAAAGACAGATCGGCCCGTCAAAGTCCTGAAAAATCTCTATAAAAGAGGAAGGGCTCCCTATATCTTTACCAGTTTAACAGGAGCAGAACTGATTAAATATGCTAGTAATGCCTTTCTAGCCACGAAAATCTCGTTCTCTAATGAAATGGCTCGTATATGTGATGCTTATGAGGTGGAGTATAACGACCTTGCCAGAGGGTTGGGGACGGACCCGCGAATTGGTCGGCATTTCTTAAATGCAGGACTAGGTTTTGGCGGGTCATGTCTACCCAAAGATTTAAGTTCTCTTAAACATTCAGCAATAAGCCAAAAAACGGAGACAAAGCTTCTCGATGCAGTCATGGAGATCAATCATACTCAAATTGAACTCTACTTGAATAAACTAAGTACGGTACTTCCTGAACTGCTCGGTAAACAGATCACGGTTTGGGGTGTAACCTTTAAACCCGGTACGGATGATCAACGTTTCTCTCCAGCCATTCGTCTTATTAAGCAACTTGTCCAAAAGGGTTGTTATGTTCACACTTATGATCCAATGGTGCAACTTGAATTTTCAGGTGTTTCTTCCTATCTTGATCAGTACGAATCGGTTTGCAATTCAGATGCTCTGATTATTGCTACAGAATGGGATCAATTTCTCAAATGCAATTGGTTAGAAGTAAAATCAAGGATGAAGGGTTCAATCATTCTTGATGCTAGAAATTGTATTGATGGAAAAATTGTTAGGAAACAAGGATTACTTTACTTGGGAGTTGGTAAACGATGA
- the galU gene encoding UTP--glucose-1-phosphate uridylyltransferase GalU, whose amino-acid sequence METNFKIRKAVIPAAGLGTRFLPFTKSQPKEMLPIIDKPTIQFIIEEAVNSGIDSIIIITGRNKRAIEDHFDYSIELETFLKNTGKQDLLDIVQDISKLADIHYIRQKEALGLGHAIYTARKFIGNEPFAVLLGDDVIYSEIPCLKQMITVYEQYGTPVLGVQQVSQEDVSKYGIVDGEVKCDRIYKARNLIEKPNPKDAPATRLAIMGRYIISPDIFDILENLTPGKGGEIQLTDGLRELSKKHDILAYDFKGRRYDVGDKFGFLQANIEYGLRSKEFSDTLMQYLRELVFRS is encoded by the coding sequence ATGGAAACAAACTTTAAAATACGAAAAGCCGTTATTCCCGCCGCAGGTTTAGGAACTCGTTTTCTACCTTTTACCAAATCTCAGCCAAAGGAAATGTTGCCAATCATCGATAAACCAACGATTCAGTTCATTATTGAAGAAGCTGTAAATTCAGGAATTGATAGCATTATTATTATCACTGGTCGAAATAAACGAGCTATAGAAGATCATTTTGATTATTCAATTGAGCTAGAGACATTTTTGAAAAATACTGGGAAGCAGGATCTTTTAGATATCGTTCAAGATATTTCCAAATTGGCAGATATTCACTACATTCGTCAAAAGGAAGCACTAGGTTTAGGTCATGCTATCTATACTGCTCGTAAGTTCATTGGAAACGAGCCCTTCGCAGTGCTCCTAGGTGATGACGTGATTTACTCTGAGATACCCTGTCTGAAACAAATGATTACTGTATATGAACAATACGGTACTCCAGTTCTAGGGGTTCAACAGGTTTCGCAGGAAGACGTTTCTAAATATGGTATTGTTGATGGGGAAGTAAAATGTGATCGAATTTATAAAGCTCGGAATCTCATTGAAAAACCTAACCCAAAGGACGCTCCTGCTACACGTTTAGCGATCATGGGGCGATATATAATTAGTCCTGACATCTTTGACATTTTAGAAAACCTTACACCTGGAAAAGGCGGAGAAATACAACTGACCGACGGTTTGCGAGAACTTAGTAAAAAGCACGATATTCTTGCCTATGATTTTAAAGGTCGTCGGTATGATGTAGGCGATAAATTTGGTTTTCTCCAGGCAAATATTGAGTACGGGCTACGAAGCAAGGAATTCTCTGACACGCTTATGCAATATTTAAGAGAGTTAGTCTTTCGATCCTAG